CAGGCCCACATCCCGATGCCGGCAAATGCACTTTATTGCGTCTGTGGAGGTCCAAGGTCTCTTTATCGGCCAGTGTAACAGGCCAGAAAAGCCAGGGGATGAAGCTCCCCATCTCCCAACTGCGCTCATTCAATGGCTGATAGGAGCTGGTGTATAAACGccccagctccctcactcctGGGGTGGAAAGACTCTCAGGCGTGTGTCTGACGCTGGCTCCCTGTTTCCCCAGCACGTTTCAGCTCCAGTCACCCACAGCGGTAGCCGGCCTGATAAGCCATCCTTTACATGACTTTCGCATTCCGTCCTGGTGTTTCCTGTAAGTCATCTTCCTAATAAATGCCTTCCCTTGCCTTGGGGTCTTCTTCTTGGGGAATCCAAACTAAGAGGGGGATAAATCTCCTATCTTTGATGGTGTGTATAgacatagagacacacacacacacacacacactctctctgaCAGTGGAGCAGCCCCTCCAGACCTCATGTTAAAAACCTAACTTCCAAACGTGACACTGGATCATCAAATCCTAGGCCAGTAGAACTCAGCTCTGAGAAGCACCTAGGTGTGTTTGATGCAAAATTATCCCGCCTGCATTACACAGGACTGTGGTCCCCAGCATGGTTGGGCTAGACCAGCCTCCAACTGGCTGGGTCTTTCCCTTCCCTGGGGCTCCCACCACATCCTTGCATCCACAGTGGGTGCACTGTCATCTTCCAGCCCACTGATCCCCAACGGAGGGACGGCCCACTGGAGAGAGAGCCCGTCCGTGGGTGGCTTCCCACGCAGCCAATTGCATGTCCCCGGGCTGGAAATGGGAGGGAAGCCAATCTCACAATCTGCCTGAAAAACATCCATCTATCATCCTGTTCTTCagccctcattttatttttcccaaatcaaTTTCCCAAAGTCAAAATGACTGATAGCTTCGTACCCCGGACAATCACTATCCTTATTAAATAACCCGGCATCAATGACAAAAAAGCTCCCAGGTTGGAGGTGGGTACATGAatctatacatgtgataaaatttcatAGAACTCCACACATGAGTGCACGTGCACACCCACATACAGCGGTGCATGTAAAAACCAGTGAAAACTGAAAAGAGTCTGTAGTCTAGCTGCCAGCGTCAATTTCCTGGTCCCGTTAATGTACTCTGGTCCTGTAAGATTCATCACTGGGGTTGACGGATACACAATACACTGGAACTCTCCGTACTGTTTTTGCAACTCGTGcgtcaaaaattatttcaaaataaaaaagttttcaaaatgcaaaaaattttaaacagtaaataaaaatcatcatttttttcaaaagcttCAGAGACACCGCCCACCCACCCCTTACCTGAGAACTAGGGATCAGCGCCTTCCACCAGTGGCCGCCCTTGACCAGGTCCACCTCGCACAGAGGCACAGACACCTTCCCGATGACGCAGTGGCGTGAGAATTTATCAAAATCCACCACGGTTAGAAGCAGCGTCCGCCGCTGCGCCTCAAGGAAGGGGATCTCGAAGGTGTAGCGCTCCTCGAACACGGGCTTCTGGGTCTTGCGTTTGACCCCCGTCTGCTTCGAGTTCTTCTGGTCCGGCAGGAGGCAGATCTTGACGTAGGGGTTGGAGTGCGCCATGTCCTGGCGCGAGCCGTCGTGGGAGATGGGGGGCGGCAAGTCCCTGGCCTCGATGACCCGCACCGTCAGGTGGTTGTGCAGCAGGTCGTACTGGGTGCTGAAATGCAGCATGCCCAGCTGGTACTTGGACAAGATCTCCTCATCGGTCAGGAAGTCCACGTCGTCGCTGTTGGAGTCAAGGGAGTACAGCCGGGGCTCGAACTTTCTGAAATAATCGTCCGGGGTATAGGTCCGTCTGAGCACCGAGGGCTGGATGGGCTCCTTCTTGGCGCTGAGAACGCCAAACTCGATGGGTTTAATATCAATGAGCGGGGAGCTGGGTCGTCTGGACTCGAGACCTAAACGGCCACcagaaataagaaattaacacCGCCGCGTATGGGACCAGACCTGGGCCGCTTTGTGAGATAGGCCCCATTTCCCAGATTCTCACATCGTTCACTCTGCTTCCTAATGCTCTTCGCCACCTGGTCTCCACACTCTGAAATCCTCTCAGTTATCCTGAGAGGCAGCAGGGTGGCATTCCCGGCTCCATCCCCATCAGCACGGCAGCTAAGCGCCAGGCGCTGTTGTAAATGCACGGCGTACATCAAGTCATCTAATCTTCACCAGGTGTTAGAGAATAActgtatccccattttacagatgagcaaacagacaCTTTAAGTAAGTAACTCACTGAAGGTCAGACAAGTAgtaagaggaggagccaggagtcGAGCCCAGCCTGTCCGGCCCCAGAGCCTGGCTCTAACCATTATCCTGTACTGCCTCCACTTTCAGAGAGTGGACTCAGGGCCCAGAGTGCCTGGGTCAAACTGCATCTCAGCTCCTTACAGGTGAGCCATGTGACTCTGGGCACATTCTTTAGACTCTCTGGgactcggtttccccatctgtaaaagggagtCCATAAGAGCACCCACCTCAAAGATTGTGGTAAAGATTCACTGAGCAAACGCAAGGAGAGGGGTCGGCACAGAGCGCGCACGTGGTAAGAACCCGCTAGATGGGAACTCTCGTACTTCTTCAAGGATCACATGAAGACCTCATCACTTAGGGGGTTCCTCCCTCCTCCATCAACCAGCAGAGCTCACTGCTGCCATCATTCTAATCTTTGCTCATCCCTCTATTCTAGAAACGAGCCcttggcattcttttttttttaaaccacttaaTTGAAGCACGATTGATAtgcaaaaagctgtacatatttaatacatACAACTTGATGAGGCTGGAGGTAAGTGTGCCCCCatgaaaccaccaccacagtctCTGCAGAGACCTACCCATCGCcttcaaaagtttcctcctgccttttttatttaattaactttttgtgtgtgataagaacacaAGATCTACTCTTCGCAAATTTTTAAGaatacaacacagtattgttaactttaTGCGCGATGCTGCAGAGTAGATCTCTAGAATGTATTCATCTCACATATCTGAAACtgacacccccccaccccgttcCTACTGCCCGCTGAGAACCACATTCTGCCCCTATGAGTCTGACTATCAGATTCCTCATATTAGTGGGATGTGTAGTATTTTGTGAATTGCCCAAATAACTTGACTAAAATCATGAGAGCTTCGCCTGGTGCACGGTAACCACTCTGATAACTGTGTGCTAAATAGAAATCACCTGCGTACAGAAATGGGCACGAGACTCAGGAACCATCTAGACCAGCGCTATCCAACTGAAATAAAACGTGAGCCAGAAATACAAGCCACAGAGGTCACTTGACATTTTCCAGTGGCgacaactttttaaaagtgcaaagatgacaggtgaaattaattttaatattttctttaacctaatatatccaaaatattctcATCCCAACATGTAATCCATAGAAAAACACTTCAGTGAGacactttaaatcatctttttttcaCACTggcttcaaaatccagtgtgtatgtGACACATACAGCACATCTCCATTCGGCCCAGCCCCATGTAAATGCTCGGCCGCCACATGCGGCTGGTGGCCGCTGTAGCGGGCAGCGCAGGTCAAGACCAGCCCTCTCATCTTACAAATGGAAAGGCTGGGGCCTGGAGAAGGCCGACATCCCCTCTGTTTCACTATCTTAAGCCCCTGAGcttttctctacttcctttttcttccccatctACTCCCAGGAAAGATCAGACACCGAATTTCCACCTGGGTGGATTTGTTTCATGAATTTTAAGCTTTTTCCCTCTGTTAAGCAAATTTCAGACATCAGCTGAACGAGGGAGCAAAGAAACTCTAGGGGAGTGAGAGGAGGGTGGGAGTCTTCAGGCTTTTTACTTTCTCCTCCCCACCAAATCACATCATTGGGTCAAACATATACGCTATACATCAGAGGGGACAAACTAGGGGGCCCAGGGCCAAATTCGACCCATAGATACATTTTATTTGGGTTTAAAGTAAGGAAGTTTCCTATAAAAGCCCAGATTGCCagtttctttttagaaagatGAGGCAACACTGGGCCCACAATCCCACACGGCTAGAGCTGAGTGGCAGCGGCCCCCTTCTAACAGGGTATTAGCTTTGCAATTGGCCGCAGTCCCCACCCTGCCCTAGTACCCTCTCAAGGCTGAGAGTCAGCTGCCATTTATCACTGCATTAGGGCGACATTTATCTCTATCCAGCCCTCTGCACTCAGTCACCGACACAATCCACCTGGCCCCTGAAGCCACTTGAATCTGCAAGCCCTGCTGTATAACGTGGTGACACTCACCTTTCGGGGTCTGAAATGATACATGCTGACGATGTCAATCAACTGAGCCAATTCAAGGAAACGTGTgatcagtaaaaacaaaaatctatcaAAAATGACCGCTTCTGAGTGAACTCAGCAATCAGGTGTGATGCACTCCTGTCACATTGTCATTATCTCTCTGTTCTCTTGTCTCCTGGACTGTCGCCCCACTCCGACTCCTCCCCAGAGACAGCCCTGTCCTTCACATCTTTCTTTGGGGACACCGCTGACTGTCTGGGAAAGCCAGCTCTCTTCCCTTGTCCTGGGGACCCAGCTAATGGGATTTTAATCCACGGACTCTGAATGGCGGCTAAGCCTCCAAGCTTTGACGACCCGGGACAGCCCAGACAGTCACGGCAGAGACACTCACTTGAAATCCTCCGGGTCAGGCTGTGCGTGGACTTAGATGTGTCCGAGGATGAGCATCTCCGATCGGGGGAGCTGGTCCGTGGAGTCAGAGGGACTTCGCTGGCTGTGTGGACGGAGTCCCCGTCCTTGTCACTGCTCCGGCTAGCCATCCTAGAGGAGGAAGAATGTCTCAAGGATTGTCAAAGAATCCCCAGGGACTGGCATCTCTGCCCTTGGGGGACAGACCCAGTTTACACAACTTGGATTCAAACAACGCAAATCTGAAATAGTGTGGTAGCCTGAAACTCTCAGTAACGCTTGCATTTTGCACAAAATATGAAATGACATGAATGGATATGAATGAAGATTCCCCCAGACAGAACAATCTGTCAATAATTTGCCTAAGGGCAAAGCTGGGGCCATGGGGAGGACTCTGTAAACCTATTTAGGATATTGCCACACGGGGGCGCCACCTTGGTGAAGACAGACGAGACCTGTCAACGCCGAGTCTGGAAGGAACCACGTGGCTGTTTATATGCACCCGACTTCTGCAAGTGGCTTTTGGTGCGAATTGTCCTGCTGTTTCAACAGCCACTGTGTCTATAacttacatcttttaaaaaatatcctacGGCAATGTCATTCAAGCGTTCTTTGAATGGCAGGGCAATGGCTACAAAAACGCCCTGAGAAGCAATGATTTAAGAACAATAGTTCAATGTGAAGAAAGAGCTATGAACTAGCAGCAGCCGTGGTTCAATGTGGCCCCCAGTGAGGATGAGAAACGTTGACAACATGGAAAGCAccgtgggggtggggtggggtagtaATTAAGAGCACGGTGTCTGGGTTTgatccctggctgtgtgaccttgggcgagtcccttcctctctctgtgcctctgtctcgctgactgtaaaatgggaataacagtacctaccttatATGCCTGCTGAGAACACTGAATGGGTTAACACAGAGAAGATGCTCGCAACAAGGCCTGCTCTGTCTAGGTAGGCGTATGATGCATTTTAGCTGATGCTGTTACTACAACGGTGGCTTCCAGACGCCCCGATGCTCATAAAGCTAGGTAGGGAtgccagggggaggggaagggcggGGGAACAGACGCTGGCGATGCGGCCATGAGGGAGGCTGCTGCCCACGGCCCCGTCAGCTGTCACAGCTGTAGACTGATACCTTGCGTGACTGCATCCCCCAACTTAACATTCAAGCCCGCGGGGAAACTAGTCCTGAAAAATGCAAGTTCCGAATCCTGTGAGGTCTTCAGACGCATCCCGTGCATGAAATGAGACTGATCTAATGTTCTTGCAAAGCAATGTCAGGGTCACAGCCAGGACAAGCCCCAGCATGTGAGACGGAGGGGGGGCGATGCCCAGGCCTGGCTTCGCTCCTGCTCTGGAAGAGGTGAATGTGGCAGATGGGGGGAGGAGCGGGGGGCACAGAAACGGGGTCAGACTGTATCaatcattcctctctctcccttacaTGCAAGCAGCAGCATCTCCCAAGGGAGGCAGGGCCAGAACGCTCTGGCCACTGGGGCACCATGTCCACCTGTGTGTTTCCCGGCTGCCACACCTCACTGAGGCAGCAGCCTCCACCTCTGAAGCCCCATCGGTCTTCGGGCATCAGCTCAAAGGCCACCGCCTCCGGAAGCCTTGGCTGAGTCCTCTCAGGCCCAGTACCACATATGCCCGAGCCGCCCCGGCCTCCTCTGCAGGCCCCGCGCCACCCTGCCCTTCTTGCGACAAGTCAAGGCACGCTGTTCCCTCTGACTGGCGTGTTCTTCTGTCCCCTTCACGGGTCTGGTCCtttctcatcattcaggtctcGGCTTCATCTCCCAGCCCGTCAGCCCTTATCCCTGCACCCTCCTTATTCCCTTTTCAACACTGCACTCAACGCATCTTTGGTCGTGTCTCACTGCTCATCTTCTGCATCCGACACTAAGCCGGGCTGCGTGCGGGCAGGGCGGTGTCTGTCTCATTCACGACCGCCGACCTTGCCCCAGCTCGGCCACTCACACGTTTGGGGTGCTCCACATTGATGTTcccaatgagtgaatgaacaaagcCTTCCTGTGGTGCACATCTGATGCGCCTTGTGTCACGAGGATCCGAGCGCGCATTTTGTCcgcaccacccccccccccccccccccccccccccccccccccccccNNNNNNNNNNNNNNNNNNNNNNNNNNNNNNNNNNNNNNNNNNNNNNNNNNNNNNNNNNNNNNNNNNNNNNNNNNNNNNNNNNNNNNNNNNNNNNNNNNNNccccccccccccgcccccagcagggCACACTTCATCATGGTGGGGTCTGTACTTATTATTATTGAAGGTACCAGATGCCAGGCAGctacgatgtgccaggcactgtgctaaatgctccGTAGGAAACATCTCATTCCATCCTGAAAACAATCCAGGAATTACTTGTCATTAACCGCCCCGCCCGCTTcgcagatggggaaatggaagctccggggcagggggaggagaggatgagGAATTACCTTGCACCACTGTTAAACGGGAGAACCCCAACTGGATCCAGCAATTCCAGACTCCGGATCGCATGGTCCACCCTACTGAGCTGGGCATCCCCTGCGAGGCCAGTAGGAGctctgcacacagtaggtactcaacacGTGCTTATTGAACAAACCAATAATCTGACTTTAACTCACTCTTCACTGAGGGTCTTTCCGGCATTGCTACAAAAGGAGCCAGTCGGATTGCACAGCTTTCCTGACCctcaccagcccagcccagccaaggAAAGCGGGGGACCCACAGGAAGGACAATTCATGGTGTGACAAGTAATGGCGTGTCCcccaaaatcacacacacaaagggcCAGCTCAGCTGCCACATGCCGCCCTGCAGAGAGGTGTGCCCTGTGGTTCTTGGCTCAAATGTCACGGTAGGAATAGCACTGCAAAGCCTGTACACTTGACATTTCTCCTCCCTGCCTGTTTGATAACATACAACTGCCCACTTGGTAAATAAATCTGGGGAAAGCACAAGCTGTAAATTTGCTTTTTGAATGATTTAAATCTGCCACCCCTTTACAGATTTCTTGTAACATTTTGCATCATGTTGAGTGCCAAAAATGTGCCAAGTACTGCCCTGGATTTAAGGGAGACCTGGTTCATCTTGGGAAGCATAAAGGTCATGTACAGCCGTTCAGGCTGTAGACTGCACATCTCTGGGTGGTACCATTTAACATGGCTGTGGGAATGGCAcctcctggagttgtgcagtgtgTTGGCCCTGCTGGGAAGGTTCCAGCCCATTTCTCTGCTTGTGACAAAACCAAAAGAAGTGGTTTCCCATTGGGTCTCAACCCCTTGTCCCCAGAAAGAGTCCGCTGTTTGCACAAAGGGTGCAATTGTCCTCCAATCCAGAGTGAGGATCTAGGCCATGCGTCTGTAACACTCCACATCTGGGAATCCAGGGGCAAACACAGACCTGACTGATTTT
This region of Equus quagga isolate Etosha38 chromosome 7, UCLA_HA_Equagga_1.0, whole genome shotgun sequence genomic DNA includes:
- the SYT17 gene encoding synaptotagmin-17 isoform X6 — encoded protein: MASRSSDKDGDSVHTASEVPLTPRTSSPDRRCSSSDTSKSTHSLTRRISSLESRRPSSPLIDIKPIEFGVLSAKKEPIQPSVLRRTYTPDDYFRKFEPRLYSLDSNSDDVDFLTDEEILSKYQLGMLHFSTQYDLLHNHLTVRVIEARDLPPPISHDGSRQDMAHSNPYVKICLLPDQKNSKQTGVKRKTQKPVFEERYTFEIPFLEAQRRTLLLTVVDFDKFSRHCVIGKVSVPLCEVDLVKGGHWWKALIPSSQNEVELGELLLSLNYLPSAGRLNVDVIRAKQLLQTDVSQGSDPFVKIQLVHGLKLVKTKKTSFLRGTIDPFYNESFSFKVPQEELENASLVFTAVPELPRASLCPLFWMEFQGHCYRFFPLNKTWAEADFHCSEFSIGRKSAKLASIHSWEENVFVYDLVNSCVPGIPADIWIGLHDHRQEGQFEWTDGSSHDYSYWDGSQPDDGVYAEPEEEDCVQIWYRPTSAPRSWNDNSCGRKFPFVCKIASLTIH
- the SYT17 gene encoding synaptotagmin-17 isoform X7; translated protein: MAYIQLEPLNKGFLSRISDLLLCRWTCHRCCQKCCESSCCQSSEDEVEILGPFPAQTPPWLMASRSSDKDGDSVHTASEVPLTPRTSSPDRRCSSSDTSKSTHSLTRRISSLESRRPSSPLIDIKPIEFGVLSAKKEPIQPSVLRRTYTPDDYFRKFEPRLYSLDSNSDDVDFLTDEEILSKYQLGMLHFSTQYDLLHNHLTVRVIEARDLPPPISHDGSRQDMAHSNPYVKICLLPDQKNSKQTGVKRKTQKPVFEERYTFEIPFLEAQRRTLLLTVVDFDKFSRHCVIGKVSVPLCEVDLVKGGHWWKALIPSSQNEVELGELLLSLNYLPSAGRLNVDVIRAKQLLQTDVSQGSDPFVKIQLVHGLKLVKTKKTSFLRGTIDPFYNESFSFKVPQEELENASLVFTVFGHNMKSSNDFIGRIVIGQYSSGPSESNHWRRMLNTHRTAVEQWHSLRSRAECDRVSPASLEVT